One window from the genome of Pelodictyon luteolum DSM 273 encodes:
- a CDS encoding LptF/LptG family permease, whose protein sequence is MKIIDRYILKSLVGPFFLAFLTIMFVLILQFFANFADRFIGRGIDFMSLIELLALQSAWMVGLAAPMAVLIGVVMAFGSLTTTSEMTVFRASGLSLYRLMLPVVIVGFLLSLLVERFNNVVQPQVKYKARSLMSDIAKAKPTFGITENAFSPLVDGYSILVQHADEKTGSIGDIIIYDATRKDYRSVITAKDGVIDFSADGRYLVMMLSDGQIHEVQVPGHRLYRKMEFDRHRFVFESTGFGFSRSSENRARSGGHELSARELLSVAEEYRQQVEVAERKISMPIDMFEQAISLVAPSNAVNYPEVRGGSNVRAVTAVAGYIDRQLGLVESELKVIDMNQMLYNRYMAEYHKKYALAFACFVFVLIGAPLGVLARRGGFGIGAVLSLLFFVLYWVLMITGENMAEWGVLPPAVAIWMADVVIAVIGSTLTVSLTTAVFRSSR, encoded by the coding sequence ATGAAAATCATCGACCGCTATATACTCAAGTCCCTCGTCGGTCCGTTTTTCCTTGCCTTCCTGACCATCATGTTTGTCCTCATCCTCCAGTTCTTCGCGAATTTCGCAGACCGCTTCATCGGCCGGGGGATCGACTTTATGTCGCTCATTGAACTGCTTGCGCTGCAGTCCGCCTGGATGGTGGGGCTTGCAGCTCCCATGGCTGTGCTCATCGGTGTTGTCATGGCGTTCGGCTCCCTGACGACCACCTCGGAAATGACTGTCTTCCGGGCTTCGGGCCTTTCGCTCTACCGGCTGATGCTGCCTGTGGTCATTGTCGGGTTCCTGCTCTCTCTTCTTGTTGAACGCTTCAACAACGTGGTTCAGCCTCAGGTCAAATACAAGGCGCGGTCGCTGATGAGCGACATCGCCAAGGCAAAACCCACATTCGGCATCACTGAAAACGCCTTTTCACCGCTCGTCGACGGATACTCCATCCTGGTGCAGCATGCCGATGAAAAAACCGGCAGTATCGGCGACATCATCATCTATGATGCGACCCGGAAGGATTACCGGAGTGTCATCACCGCAAAGGACGGCGTCATCGATTTTTCCGCTGACGGGCGCTACCTTGTCATGATGCTCTCCGATGGCCAGATCCATGAGGTGCAGGTTCCCGGGCACCGGCTTTACAGGAAGATGGAGTTTGACCGGCACCGGTTTGTGTTTGAATCGACCGGATTCGGGTTTTCCAGAAGTTCAGAGAACCGGGCCCGTTCGGGAGGCCATGAGCTGTCAGCTCGCGAACTGCTCTCGGTTGCCGAGGAGTACCGTCAGCAGGTCGAGGTGGCCGAACGCAAAATCAGCATGCCGATCGACATGTTCGAGCAGGCCATTTCGTTGGTCGCGCCATCCAACGCCGTCAACTATCCGGAAGTCAGGGGCGGAAGCAATGTCAGGGCTGTTACGGCTGTTGCCGGATACATCGACCGGCAGCTCGGTCTGGTTGAGAGCGAGCTGAAGGTCATTGACATGAACCAGATGCTCTACAACCGGTATATGGCCGAATACCACAAGAAATATGCCCTTGCGTTTGCCTGCTTCGTGTTCGTGCTGATCGGCGCCCCGCTCGGCGTTCTTGCCCGCAGGGGTGGTTTCGGGATCGGCGCAGTGCTCTCCCTTCTCTTTTTCGTGCTCTACTGGGTGCTGATGATCACCGGCGAGAACATGGCCGAGTGGGGCGTGCTTCCACCTGCCGTGGCTATATGGATGGCTGATGTCGTCATTGCCGTTATCGGCAGTACCCTTACCGTCAGCCTGACCACCGCCGTTTTCCGGTCAAGCCGCTAA
- a CDS encoding winged helix-turn-helix transcriptional regulator, which produces MTVLKDDPYLTLGEVAEAIGKSLRAVERATAKLVKSGQMKYIGPQKGGHWELRV; this is translated from the coding sequence ATGACTGTGCTGAAAGATGACCCTTATCTGACTTTGGGTGAGGTGGCAGAAGCAATCGGGAAATCGTTACGTGCTGTTGAGCGGGCTACTGCCAAACTGGTAAAGTCGGGTCAGATGAAATATATCGGTCCGCAAAAAGGGGGGCATTGGGAGTTGCGTGTGTGA
- the ribD gene encoding bifunctional diaminohydroxyphosphoribosylaminopyrimidine deaminase/5-amino-6-(5-phosphoribosylamino)uracil reductase RibD, with amino-acid sequence MLTEADACHMARCIELALQGAGSVSPNPMVGSLIVCDGSVIGEGYHMQCGGPHAEVNAIAAVSDPSLLSRSTLYVNLEPCSHFGRTPPCSDLIIEKMIPRVVVGCRDPNPKVAGRGIMRLRDSGVDVYEGVLEAECLRLNEAFITSHTKGRPFVALKIAETLDGRIATADGASKWITGSEARREVHRLRSTYDAVLAGAATVLLDRAQLTVRDVEGRNPLRVVLDSGLRVPFDAPVFSSDAPTLVFAAGRMQGTTEASAAEKKGIEVVFVREVPGGLDLSQVLRELHRRDVLSLLVESGSRLSAAFVRAGLADKLLMFIAPKLFGADALPSFAPLAVEAPSGAVQLEFGQSKAFGRDILLEAYFQP; translated from the coding sequence ATGCTGACAGAGGCTGACGCCTGCCATATGGCCCGATGCATCGAGCTGGCACTCCAGGGCGCCGGCTCCGTCAGCCCGAACCCCATGGTCGGTTCCCTCATCGTGTGTGATGGCTCGGTCATCGGGGAAGGGTATCATATGCAGTGCGGCGGACCGCACGCCGAAGTGAACGCCATTGCCGCAGTTTCTGACCCGTCACTCCTTTCACGCAGCACCCTCTACGTCAACCTTGAGCCCTGTTCCCATTTCGGGCGAACGCCGCCCTGTTCCGATCTCATCATAGAGAAAATGATACCCCGGGTCGTCGTCGGGTGCCGCGACCCGAATCCGAAGGTTGCCGGCAGGGGGATTATGCGCCTCCGGGACAGCGGGGTCGATGTGTATGAAGGGGTGCTGGAAGCTGAGTGCCTGCGCCTGAACGAGGCGTTCATCACGAGTCATACGAAAGGCCGCCCGTTCGTGGCCCTGAAGATCGCCGAAACCCTTGACGGACGGATTGCAACTGCTGATGGCGCATCGAAATGGATTACCGGCAGCGAAGCCCGCAGGGAGGTCCACCGCCTCCGGAGCACGTATGATGCCGTGCTCGCCGGTGCGGCGACCGTGCTTCTGGACCGCGCGCAGCTGACTGTCCGCGACGTGGAGGGGCGGAATCCTCTCCGGGTGGTGCTGGACTCCGGGCTCCGGGTTCCGTTCGACGCTCCCGTCTTCAGCAGCGACGCCCCGACCCTGGTCTTTGCCGCCGGCAGGATGCAGGGCACCACGGAGGCCTCGGCAGCCGAAAAGAAGGGGATTGAAGTGGTGTTCGTCCGTGAGGTCCCGGGAGGGCTCGATCTTTCTCAGGTGCTCCGGGAGCTGCACCGGCGCGACGTGCTTTCTCTCCTTGTCGAGTCGGGGAGCCGGCTTTCAGCCGCATTTGTCCGTGCCGGCCTTGCCGACAAGCTGCTGATGTTCATCGCCCCGAAACTCTTCGGCGCTGACGCCCTCCCCTCATTCGCACCCCTCGCAGTCGAGGCTCCCTCCGGGGCCGTCCAGCTCGAGTTCGGGCAATCGAAGGCGTTTGGCCGGGACATCCTGCTTGAAGCCTATTTCCAACCATAA
- a CDS encoding acyl-CoA thioesterase: MENFKLVLPEHLNHYGFLFGGNLLKWIDEVSYIAVTLDFPGCNFVTVAMDRVEFRKSIRGGTILRFETTKKRVGRTSVEYTVQVFTEKIENRERVMAFSTNITFVAVDEEGSKTPIPC, from the coding sequence ATGGAAAACTTCAAGCTCGTTCTCCCCGAACACCTCAACCACTACGGATTCCTCTTCGGCGGCAACCTCCTGAAATGGATCGACGAGGTCAGCTACATCGCCGTGACCCTCGACTTCCCCGGCTGCAACTTCGTCACGGTAGCAATGGACCGGGTCGAGTTCCGCAAAAGCATCCGCGGCGGCACCATCCTCCGCTTCGAAACCACGAAGAAGCGCGTCGGACGCACTTCGGTGGAGTACACCGTGCAGGTCTTCACTGAAAAAATAGAGAATCGTGAGCGGGTCATGGCCTTCAGCACCAACATCACCTTCGTCGCGGTTGACGAAGAGGGCAGTAAAACGCCGATACCGTGTTAG
- a CDS encoding DoxX family protein, giving the protein MLERFVNNSDLGKLLLRISVGGLMLFHGVHKLQHGYAFLAGMLEKADLPAYLSHGILVGEILAPLFIVLGLYTRLAALTEAFVMVMAVYLAHMKDLTSFSEHGGYVLELQALFLFGSLAIFFLGAGRFAFSKGSGLWK; this is encoded by the coding sequence ATGCTTGAGCGATTCGTCAACAACAGCGACTTGGGTAAACTCCTGCTGCGCATCTCTGTCGGCGGCCTGATGCTGTTCCATGGGGTGCATAAACTCCAGCACGGCTACGCTTTCCTTGCCGGGATGCTGGAAAAGGCCGACCTGCCGGCCTATCTCTCCCACGGCATCCTCGTTGGTGAGATCCTGGCTCCGCTCTTCATCGTCCTCGGCCTCTATACCCGTCTTGCCGCCCTTACCGAGGCATTCGTCATGGTGATGGCCGTCTATCTGGCACACATGAAGGACCTTACCTCTTTTTCCGAGCACGGCGGCTACGTCCTTGAGCTTCAAGCGCTTTTCCTTTTCGGCTCCCTCGCCATCTTTTTTCTCGGGGCGGGCAGGTTCGCATTTTCTAAAGGCAGCGGCCTCTGGAAATAG
- a CDS encoding riboflavin synthase, whose amino-acid sequence MFTGIIKDVGRVQGLSRQKGGLRLRVRHSGAESLEGLSVDESVSINGACQTVVRVEAHSFEVDTVEETLKKTSLGDLHEGSLVNLERALRPIDRLGGHFVLGHVDCTAPVSSVRDLGSSREISVTFPEAFSPLIVSAGSITIDGVSLTVARLDGLRFTVALIPYTFAHTTLNALVAGSRVNLEFDILGKYVARQTGSGVSQADGSVISEAWLQERGF is encoded by the coding sequence ATGTTCACCGGAATAATCAAGGATGTCGGCCGCGTTCAGGGGCTTTCCCGTCAAAAGGGGGGCCTCCGGCTCCGTGTCCGTCACAGCGGAGCAGAGAGCCTTGAAGGCCTCTCGGTCGATGAAAGTGTCAGCATCAACGGTGCCTGCCAGACCGTCGTCCGGGTTGAGGCGCACTCGTTCGAGGTCGATACCGTCGAGGAGACGCTGAAGAAAACGAGCCTCGGAGACCTCCATGAGGGCTCGCTGGTGAACCTTGAGCGCGCGCTCCGCCCCATCGACCGGCTCGGCGGGCATTTTGTCCTCGGCCATGTCGACTGCACCGCTCCGGTATCCTCGGTACGTGATCTCGGAAGCAGCCGCGAGATCTCGGTCACCTTCCCCGAAGCGTTCTCCCCCCTGATCGTTTCTGCCGGTTCCATCACCATCGACGGAGTCAGCCTCACGGTTGCGCGTCTCGATGGGCTCCGTTTCACCGTCGCCCTCATTCCCTATACTTTCGCCCATACTACCCTTAACGCCCTCGTGGCGGGGAGCCGGGTCAACCTGGAGTTCGACATCCTTGGCAAATATGTGGCGCGCCAAACCGGTTCGGGCGTTTCACAGGCCGACGGATCAGTAATCAGCGAGGCATGGCTGCAGGAGAGGGGGTTCTAG
- a CDS encoding deoxycytidylate deaminase, which translates to MAEETTAGCCCGNDAGEGSRGTEKRLGWHEYFMSVAHLISRRATCTRGHIGAVIVRDHSILSTGYNGAPSGLPHCNETNCRIYRSTHPDGTVEENCVNTIHAEINAIAQAAKHGVSISDSDIYITASPCIHCLKVLINVGIKTIYYDKPYKIEHIAELLRLSGIRLVQVHVEEGDKGCTC; encoded by the coding sequence ATGGCCGAAGAGACAACTGCCGGCTGCTGTTGCGGCAATGACGCGGGCGAAGGGAGCCGGGGGACTGAAAAACGGCTGGGATGGCATGAATATTTCATGAGCGTCGCTCATCTGATTTCCCGCAGGGCAACCTGCACGAGGGGCCATATCGGCGCGGTCATCGTGCGCGACCACAGCATCCTCTCTACAGGATACAACGGAGCGCCCTCCGGCCTGCCGCACTGCAACGAGACCAACTGCAGGATCTACCGCAGCACGCATCCCGACGGGACGGTGGAGGAGAACTGCGTGAACACCATCCATGCTGAAATCAATGCCATCGCTCAGGCGGCCAAGCACGGGGTCTCCATCAGCGACTCCGACATATACATCACGGCAAGCCCCTGCATCCACTGTTTGAAGGTGCTCATCAACGTGGGCATCAAGACCATCTATTACGACAAGCCCTACAAGATCGAGCATATCGCCGAACTCCTGCGCCTTTCGGGCATCAGACTGGTGCAGGTGCATGTTGAAGAGGGCGATAAAGGCTGCACATGCTGA
- a CDS encoding replication-associated recombination protein A — MAAPKDSQPDLFGSPPPSSGAGAFQPLAERVRPQSIDEMAGQEHLVGPMGPLRRFLGGGQLPSMIFWGPPGSGKTTLAEICASALDFRFEQLSAIESGVKDVRRVLENAASSRARGIRTLLFIDEIHRFNKSQQDTLLHAIEQGVVVLIGATTENPSFEINAALLSRMQVYTLKSLGPEDIRLVVTRALSVDPLFRDRHVQVEDMEFLLRFSGGDARKALNALEAAFLLIAEDEDPALIGRDLLERALQHRAPIYDHGGEAHYNTVSAFIKSMRGSDPDAALFWLARMIEGGEDPRFIARRLVIFASEDIGNADPYAITLAVSVFQAVTLIGMPEARINLAQGVTYLASCPKSNASYIAVNQALAESASLQDLAVPKHLCNAPTKFMKQEGYGAGYRYPHDFPNHFVRERYFPDGMEPKPYYRPVEEGREKYLAERLRSLWDDRYGAPDTENATTNS; from the coding sequence GTGGCAGCTCCGAAGGACAGCCAGCCGGACCTTTTCGGCTCACCTCCGCCCTCTTCGGGTGCCGGCGCGTTCCAGCCGCTTGCCGAGCGGGTTCGGCCCCAAAGCATCGATGAGATGGCCGGCCAGGAGCACCTTGTCGGCCCCATGGGGCCGCTGCGGCGCTTTCTCGGCGGGGGGCAGCTGCCCTCCATGATCTTCTGGGGGCCTCCCGGATCGGGCAAGACCACCCTTGCGGAAATCTGCGCCTCGGCGCTCGACTTCCGCTTCGAGCAGCTTTCCGCCATCGAGTCCGGTGTGAAGGACGTGCGCAGGGTGCTTGAAAACGCTGCATCCTCAAGGGCAAGGGGGATCCGCACCCTGCTTTTCATCGACGAGATCCACCGATTCAACAAGTCGCAGCAGGATACGCTCCTGCACGCCATTGAACAGGGTGTGGTTGTGCTGATCGGCGCGACTACGGAAAACCCCTCGTTCGAAATCAACGCCGCCCTGCTCAGCAGGATGCAGGTCTATACCCTTAAATCCCTCGGCCCTGAAGACATCCGCCTGGTCGTTACCCGGGCCCTTTCAGTCGATCCGCTGTTCCGGGACCGCCATGTGCAGGTGGAGGACATGGAGTTCCTCCTCCGGTTTTCTGGAGGTGACGCCCGAAAGGCACTCAACGCCCTTGAGGCTGCGTTTCTGCTTATTGCGGAGGATGAGGATCCGGCGCTTATCGGCAGAGATCTCTTGGAGCGCGCGCTCCAGCACCGTGCACCGATTTATGACCATGGCGGGGAGGCGCATTACAATACTGTCTCTGCCTTCATCAAGTCCATGCGGGGTTCCGACCCCGATGCCGCATTGTTCTGGCTTGCCCGCATGATTGAAGGGGGAGAGGATCCCCGCTTCATTGCCCGGCGCCTTGTCATATTCGCCAGCGAGGATATCGGCAACGCCGATCCCTACGCCATAACCCTCGCCGTATCTGTTTTTCAGGCGGTTACATTGATCGGCATGCCGGAAGCCCGCATCAACCTTGCCCAGGGGGTGACCTATCTGGCCTCGTGCCCGAAGTCGAACGCATCATACATTGCCGTCAACCAGGCCCTTGCGGAGTCTGCCTCGCTGCAGGACCTTGCGGTGCCGAAGCACCTCTGCAATGCCCCGACGAAGTTCATGAAGCAGGAGGGCTATGGGGCCGGTTACCGCTACCCGCACGATTTTCCGAACCATTTTGTCCGTGAACGGTATTTCCCGGACGGTATGGAACCAAAACCCTACTACCGCCCCGTCGAAGAGGGGAGGGAGAAGTACCTCGCCGAACGCCTCCGCTCGCTCTGGGACGACCGGTACGGTGCCCCGGACACCGAGAACGCAACCACAAATTCCTGA
- a CDS encoding NFACT RNA binding domain-containing protein yields MHRNYFTLLHAQGELQRALEGGILEGIHSQAEGEMTLSCTTAGGEPIELVIFTRSPQVSLFTRHGHHRKKSNSATLWNEVAEMKIRAVAMHPRDRELCISLGDGHTLAIQVFAAKTAVLLLSPDGRVQRTFGKETVPPHPDIPGEDKPSIAVGLQQLAGSPELFYRHIQRNAESGRDPGAGLPGFDRALGRELLRRAGGDISIENLFLQFSALALELLNPTPHLPVSASGTPKFSILACPVAGGQAAESVLEGLRAYSTATLRRMNTEGKMKEVQGAIETRLKKIRTELEAMDPKALEELGATHETFGHLLIASLYRERTDPSSITVGNIFREGTPSLTIPLQPELSLQQNAARYFRKAAKARSSMEGMETRRAELERQEATIGKELLRSMEPGNPHEAARFKRELEQQPWASVLQSGKGNKNSATPFRTIRISDTATLFIGRNALNNDLLTFKHAKPDDIWLHARGASGSHCVLRGSGPDHTDEILKAASIAAWHSSAKHSSLVPVIQTLKKHVRRGRNLPAGQVVVESERVFFVRPSKDGSQQNP; encoded by the coding sequence ATGCACCGCAATTACTTTACACTCCTTCACGCACAGGGCGAGCTCCAGCGGGCGCTGGAGGGCGGCATTCTCGAAGGCATCCATTCACAGGCAGAGGGAGAAATGACCCTCAGCTGCACGACCGCCGGCGGCGAACCCATTGAGCTCGTCATCTTCACCCGCAGCCCGCAGGTCTCCCTCTTCACCCGGCACGGGCACCACCGGAAAAAAAGCAACAGCGCGACCCTCTGGAATGAGGTTGCGGAGATGAAAATCAGGGCAGTAGCAATGCACCCCCGGGACAGGGAGCTCTGCATCAGCCTTGGCGATGGCCACACTCTCGCCATCCAGGTGTTCGCAGCCAAAACAGCAGTCCTCCTCCTCTCCCCCGACGGCCGGGTCCAGAGAACGTTCGGAAAAGAAACCGTGCCGCCACACCCGGACATCCCGGGAGAAGACAAGCCCTCCATCGCAGTCGGGCTCCAGCAGCTGGCCGGGTCACCGGAACTGTTTTACCGGCACATCCAGCGGAATGCAGAAAGCGGCAGGGATCCCGGTGCGGGCCTGCCGGGATTCGACCGGGCGCTCGGGCGGGAACTCCTCCGGCGAGCCGGGGGCGACATCTCGATAGAGAACCTCTTCCTGCAGTTCAGCGCCCTTGCCCTTGAGCTCCTGAACCCTACGCCGCATCTCCCTGTTTCAGCATCGGGAACGCCGAAGTTCAGCATCCTCGCCTGCCCGGTTGCTGGAGGGCAAGCGGCAGAGAGCGTCCTTGAAGGGCTCAGGGCATACAGCACCGCAACCCTCAGAAGGATGAACACCGAGGGAAAAATGAAGGAGGTGCAGGGCGCCATTGAAACCCGCCTGAAAAAAATCAGGACGGAGCTCGAAGCAATGGACCCCAAGGCTCTGGAGGAACTTGGCGCAACGCATGAAACCTTCGGCCACCTCCTCATCGCCTCGCTGTACCGGGAGCGCACCGACCCCTCGTCGATAACCGTCGGAAACATCTTCCGGGAGGGCACCCCCTCCCTCACCATCCCGCTGCAGCCGGAACTCAGCCTGCAGCAGAACGCGGCCCGTTACTTCAGAAAAGCAGCCAAAGCGAGGAGCAGCATGGAGGGCATGGAAACACGGAGAGCCGAGCTGGAGCGGCAGGAGGCAACGATCGGGAAGGAACTCCTGCGCTCCATGGAACCCGGGAACCCGCACGAAGCCGCACGGTTCAAAAGGGAGCTGGAGCAACAGCCCTGGGCATCAGTCCTCCAGTCGGGAAAGGGCAATAAAAACAGCGCAACACCCTTCAGAACCATCAGGATCTCCGACACGGCGACCCTCTTCATCGGCAGAAACGCCCTGAACAACGACCTGTTGACCTTCAAGCATGCAAAGCCGGACGACATCTGGCTCCACGCCCGGGGAGCCTCCGGATCGCACTGCGTGCTGAGAGGGTCGGGGCCGGACCATACCGATGAGATCCTCAAGGCAGCCTCCATCGCCGCATGGCATTCATCGGCCAAACATTCCAGCCTGGTCCCGGTCATCCAGACCCTGAAAAAACATGTCCGCCGGGGCAGGAATCTTCCCGCCGGCCAGGTTGTTGTGGAGAGCGAACGAGTGTTCTTTGTGCGCCCATCGAAAGACGGCAGCCAGCAAAACCCCTAA
- the secG gene encoding preprotein translocase subunit SecG, whose product MHVFIVIMALLASLMLIGVIMLQNPKSGSGLTGGIASLGTVQTLGVRRTGDFLGRVTAVLAGVVMVFCFIAEFTLPQRSGTAEGRKSILQEEAPALPQQQPAGTVPVLPQMPAK is encoded by the coding sequence ATGCATGTCTTTATCGTGATTATGGCTCTGCTTGCATCGCTTATGCTCATCGGGGTCATCATGCTGCAGAACCCGAAAAGCGGCAGTGGCCTGACCGGCGGCATCGCAAGTCTCGGCACTGTTCAGACGCTCGGCGTCCGTCGTACCGGTGATTTTCTCGGCAGGGTGACGGCAGTGCTCGCAGGTGTGGTCATGGTTTTCTGCTTCATCGCGGAATTTACCCTGCCCCAGCGGAGCGGAACGGCTGAGGGACGCAAAAGCATTCTGCAGGAAGAGGCCCCGGCCCTTCCACAGCAGCAGCCGGCAGGCACTGTACCGGTGCTTCCCCAGATGCCTGCAAAATAA
- the tpx gene encoding thiol peroxidase, with protein MATITLKGNPVHTSGTLPAVGTEAPFFCLVKTDLSEAGPADFAGRRMVLNIFPSLDTAVCAASVRRFNQEAAALDNTVVLCISADLPFAHNRFCELEGLTDVIALSVFRSPEFGRDYGVTLTDGPLKGLLSRAVVVVDADGRVAYSEQVPEIVQEPDYAAALKALQ; from the coding sequence ATGGCCACCATCACCCTCAAGGGCAACCCTGTACACACCTCCGGAACCCTTCCGGCCGTCGGCACTGAAGCTCCTTTTTTCTGCCTCGTGAAAACCGATCTCAGTGAAGCCGGTCCTGCTGATTTTGCCGGACGCCGTATGGTGCTCAACATTTTTCCGAGTCTGGATACAGCAGTCTGCGCTGCTTCCGTCAGGCGCTTCAACCAGGAAGCCGCAGCACTCGACAACACGGTCGTGCTCTGTATTTCAGCAGATCTTCCCTTCGCCCACAACCGGTTCTGCGAGCTTGAGGGGCTGACGGATGTCATTGCGCTTTCCGTGTTCCGTTCCCCCGAGTTCGGCCGCGATTATGGCGTGACCCTCACCGACGGACCGCTGAAGGGCCTGCTTTCACGAGCCGTGGTCGTAGTCGACGCAGACGGACGTGTGGCATACAGCGAGCAGGTGCCCGAAATCGTGCAGGAACCCGACTACGCAGCAGCCCTCAAGGCACTGCAGTGA
- a CDS encoding DUF2934 domain-containing protein: MSDETFERAAETQEEREERIRLAAYFLWKESGEPEGADLDHWLNAEEYGEEG; this comes from the coding sequence ATGTCAGATGAAACGTTTGAGAGGGCTGCTGAAACGCAGGAAGAGCGGGAAGAGCGGATTCGGCTTGCGGCTTATTTTCTCTGGAAAGAAAGCGGTGAACCCGAAGGCGCTGATCTGGATCACTGGCTGAATGCAGAAGAGTACGGCGAGGAGGGATGA
- a CDS encoding DUF2905 domain-containing protein, whose protein sequence is MQAVFSDAGKFLVFAGSAAVLCGLFLLILARTGHTDLFGWIGRMPLDIRIEREHFRLYFPLGTSLILSALFSLIIYLINKFNH, encoded by the coding sequence ATGCAAGCCGTGTTTTCAGATGCAGGCAAATTCCTTGTCTTTGCCGGCTCAGCGGCTGTTCTATGCGGTCTTTTTCTCCTGATACTTGCAAGGACAGGCCATACGGACCTGTTCGGATGGATAGGAAGGATGCCTCTCGACATACGGATTGAGCGGGAGCATTTCCGGCTCTACTTCCCGCTCGGAACATCCCTCATCCTCTCTGCCCTCTTCTCCCTCATCATCTATCTCATCAACAAATTCAACCACTGA
- a CDS encoding ABC transporter ATP-binding protein, with the protein MKELSIDIRSVTAYRGGRRVLSGFSFQQEAGVHTAILGPNGSGKSTLLQLAACELYPVDMAESSLEVFGRRNWDVNLLRRRQGIISHDLQSHYLPGTRGLDVVLSGARASIGTWAHQEFSADEMSRAEVLMNELGLSGLRERRFGDLSTGEQRRFILARALFLDPELLLFDEPTSGLDLSAAFHYLKTLRRLMQREKTVLLVTHHVHEIPPEIGRVVHMKEGRIVADGPKETMLTAPLLSELFDVPLRVAAVEGWYQVFPGD; encoded by the coding sequence GTGAAGGAACTCTCCATCGACATCCGCAGCGTCACCGCATACCGCGGCGGAAGACGGGTACTGTCCGGTTTTTCTTTCCAGCAGGAGGCCGGGGTGCATACGGCAATCCTCGGTCCGAACGGATCGGGGAAGAGCACGCTCCTGCAGCTTGCAGCCTGCGAGCTCTACCCGGTCGATATGGCGGAGAGCTCCCTTGAGGTCTTCGGCCGCCGGAACTGGGATGTCAACCTGCTTCGCCGGCGCCAGGGCATCATCTCCCATGACCTGCAGTCGCACTACCTCCCGGGAACGAGGGGTCTCGATGTGGTGCTTTCAGGGGCCAGGGCGAGCATCGGTACCTGGGCGCATCAGGAGTTCAGCGCCGACGAGATGAGCCGGGCGGAAGTACTCATGAACGAACTCGGCCTCAGCGGCCTTCGGGAGCGCAGGTTTGGTGACCTCTCGACCGGTGAGCAGCGTCGCTTCATCCTCGCCCGTGCGCTCTTTCTGGACCCCGAACTGCTGCTGTTCGATGAGCCGACCTCCGGACTTGACCTCAGTGCCGCATTCCACTACCTCAAGACACTTCGCCGGCTGATGCAGCGGGAGAAAACGGTGCTTCTCGTGACCCATCATGTCCATGAGATACCTCCCGAAATCGGCCGGGTGGTGCATATGAAGGAGGGGCGCATTGTCGCCGACGGTCCGAAAGAGACCATGCTCACCGCGCCGCTTCTTTCTGAACTGTTCGATGTCCCGTTGCGGGTTGCCGCCGTGGAGGGCTGGTATCAGGTTTTTCCGGGGGACTGA